The stretch of DNA AGGCTCGTTAGCGCGCAGCGTTCACTCAAGGCTTTTGTTTTTTCGTAATTTCTTGCATTCTCGATCGCAATAGCAAAGTGAGAGCAAAGAATATCGACAATCATTAGCTGAGATTTTTTATATGATCTTTTTTGAGTTGAAGCAAGCAAAAGAACTCCTGTTACTTGGCTATTGCGAACAATAGGGACACTTAATACGCTTTCCACATTCTCAGGCATATACCCTTTCACAATATGTTTCCATTCTTTTTCTGAGCTGTATAATGCTGATTTTTTCTGCTCCCATACTTGACCGCTGATACCTTCACTCTTTTTGAGCGGCTGTATGTTGAAGGATTTTCTTTCTCCTTTTTCAACTTGGCGAATGAGATGAAGCTCTTCATTATCAACAATGTCAAGAATATATGCATAATCAACAGGGAGCATTTCAGTCAACTTCTGAATAAATAAATCTAATACTTCATCCATATTAAGTCTTTCAGCAAGTTGATGACCGATATCTGTTGCTTTTTGTAGAAGCTCATTAATATTTTTACTAGCAGAATAAAGATTTAGTGTGATAGACAGACTAGCAAATGGGACACTAACAAAGATGACTGCTAAAAATCCAACTTCCTTATGTAGAATATAAAGGACTAAACCAATCGGTAATGACATAAAAGTTGTGATTGTCTCCCAAACAAAGTCTTTACCAAAAACTTCTCTTTTTCCTTTATATATACTATAGTTAATCACCGCTATGAATAAATGATTAAAAAAATAAGAGAGAACGGGATAAATGACATATAGCCAAAGTGATAGTCCTTCTTCGTAAAAACTAGCACCGGTATCCCCTACAATATAATAAAAGATCCCACCACTCAGTAAAGATACGAGAAAAAACATAATGGAGTTGAGAGGAATCCTATAAAATTGTTCCTTTGATAGTCGTATTCTTATAAAGAGCACAGCTAACGTCAATTGAGCAATTACAAGCTCTATAAACAAGCCAAAAGTTAAAAAAACGGCCCAAGAAACCCATTGTAACAAAAAGATCGGAGCACCATTAATGACCATTGGAGTTGCCGCTACAAAGAATGCTAGACATAAAAATAATAGAATGTCTACAATATCAAAAGAGATTTGAGGAGGATACATCCGATAAGTTAGCCATAAACCAGTTGGGAAAACTAATAGCCATAAAGCCCAAATTAATTTTTTCTTATTAGAGCTAACCATTTATTCTCCCCCCTCCAATGATCTTTCTAGGTCATTAGTAACATTAACATCTTATCAAATTTTCTATTTAATGTCACATATCATTTTTCTAAATATTTCGATATATAAGGTTTAACTTCAGATAAAAAGTATAGGGATCCAGTCACGATTAGAACTTCATCAGCCTTTACGGTACGAATGTTTTCTTCAAGTGTCATTGCCCAATTTTTATTATATTGCTTATTTTTATTCCTACTCAGATCAAATAGATTCTCAGCTCGTGCTGCTCTCGGATAATTAAATTCAACAAAAGTTATTTTATCAGCTATAGCATCTAATTTATTGATCATATTATCTAATTTTTTGTCCGATAAAGCTGTAAAAATAATGTTCTTTTTATTATCAGGATAGCGTTTTTCAAGCTCACTGACTAATGCCTCTATTCCTTCCTCATTATGGGCACCATCAATTATGACTAAAGGGGTATTTGACACGACTTCAAATCTGCCAGGCCAATATGCCTTTTTAAGACCTGAATATACATGCTCGTCCTCTATTAAAAAAGAATAGTACTTGTTTAAAATCTCAATAGCCATAACGGATAATGATGCATTTTCAGTCTGATGCTTTCCAAACATTGAAATTTCGAGATTCTCCCATTTCCTAAAAGGGGTTTGCTGCGTAAATCCCTCACCCGTATCTCTTGATACATGTTCATTAATCAAGAATTGGCTGCCAAGGGAATACATAGTCGCTTTCTTTTCAATTGCTATATTTTTTATAATTTGTAGTGCATCCCCTTGTTTAACAGCTGTAACGATACTAACACCCGGCTTAATGATCCCCGCTTTTTCAAAAGCAATGTCAGTATGGGTTTCTCCTAAGATGCCTGTATGGTCTAGGCCAATGCTAGTAATGATAGATAATATCGGTAATATAATATTCGTTGAATCAAATCTGCCGCCAAGTCCCACTTCAAAAAGGGCAATGTCAACAGGGTTCACGCGCCCAAAATATTGAAGAGCCATTGCCGTAATAATTTCAAATTCGGTCGGTCCTCCGAATTCGCTTTCTTCCAATTCTAAAGATAGTGGGTAGATGTCGTTAGCTAATCGAACAATCTCCTCGTCGCTAATTGGCATTCCATTTAAGGATATTCTTTCATTAAACTGTTCAAAATATGGGGATGTGAACGTCCCCACTACATAACCAGCCTCCTGAAGAATCGAGCGTAGATATGTAACTGTTGAGCCCTTCCCATTTGTACCACCAATATGAATAGATTTAATCCTTCTTTCTGGATGATCTAGCTTTTCCATCATCCATTCCATTCTTTTAAGTCCTGGTTTTACTCCAAGCCTTAACCTTGAGTGAATCCATGAAACAGCCTCTTCATATGTAGTAAACACAATAACTGCCCCCTATCGAAAAAAACATGAATATGTATTTTTTTACTTTTGATACTGTTTAAAGCAAAAATATGAACGGTATTATCGTCATTTCGCTCAGTATTCGATTATATCAGTCGCCTATTTACAATATATCGGTCAGTTTACGCCATTTATCAGCTACTAATAATGATTCTTTTAAAGCATGAGGAAGACGAATCCAAAGAACTGGATTCGTCTTCTAACTTTTTCAAAGTGCTTATTCACCTTTTAATTCTTTAATCCGAGCTTCAACAGCCGCTCTCTTCTCGCTGTAATCTTTTTCTTTTTCCTTCTCTTCCTCAATCACTTTTTCAGGAGCTTTCTTAATAAAGCCTTCATTGCTCAGCTTCTTTTGAACCCGTTCAACTTCATTATTAAGCTTTTCCCATTCCTTCTGCAGACGGGCAACCTCTTCTTCTATATTGATGAGCCCTTCTAATGGAAGGATGATCTCCACACCTGTAACAATGGATGTCATTGCTTTTTCAGGTGTTTCCGGATCCAGCGCAGCCGTTAATTCTTCTGGGTTACAGAAGCGTTCAATAAACTTAAGGTTTTTCTCTAATGTTGATAAAACATCCTGATCTTTTGCCTTCAAGATCATCTTTATTTTCTTGCTCATCGGAGTATTTACTTCTGCTCGGCTATTACGTACTGAGCGAATGATTTCAACTAAGAGCTTCATCTCATTGGAGGCTTGCTGATCAGTAAATTCTGCTTGAGCTTTCGGCCATTCGGCAATGGTAATAGACTCGCCAGAATGAGGAAGGTTTTGCCAAATCTCCTCTGTAATAAATGGCATGAATGGATGCAATAATCGCATCGTATTGTCTAATACGTAAGCCAGAATTGAACGGGTTGTTTTCTTAGCCGCTTCATCATCTCCATATAATGGAAGCTTCGCCATTTCGATATACCAATCACAGAAATCATCCCAAATAAAATTATATAGTACACGGCCAACTTCTCCGAATTCGTATCGGTCGGATAATCTTGTAACTGTTTCAATGGTTTCATTTAAACGAGTTAAGATCCATTTATCCGCAACAGATTTTTCGCCTGTTAAGTCGATCTCTTCGAATGTTAATCCATCCATATTCATTAATGCGAAACGAGAAGCATTCCAAATTTTGTTCGCAAAGTTCCATGTTGCCTCCACTTTGTCGATGCTAAAACGCAAGTCATGCCCTGGTGAGCTTCCTGTTGATAGGAAGTAGCGCAGTGAGTCTGCACCGTACTTATCTACTACATCCATTGGATCAACACCGTTGCCAAGGGATTTACTCATCTTTCTGCCCTCAGCATCACGAACAAGACCGTGAATTAAAACATCTTTAAATGGTCTTTGATCCGTAAATTCTAAACCTTGGAAAATCATACGAGATACCCAGAAGAAAATGATATCATAGCCTGTTACGAGGCAATCTGTTGGGTAATATCGTTTAAAGTCCGCAGATTCAGTATCTGGCCAGCCCATTGTTGAGAACGGCCATAACGCAGAACTAAACCATGTATCTAAAACGTCTTTGTCCTGTTCCCAGTTCTCGATATCTTCTGGTGCTTCATGAGCTACATATACCTCTCCAGTCTCTTTATGATACCAAGCTGGAATACGATGTCCCCACCAAAGCTGGCGTGAAATACACCAATCACGAATATTTTCCATCCAACGCATGTAAGTATTTTCAAATCGTTCTGGAACAAAGTTTACTTTTTCTTCTTTTGATTGGAGCTCAATCGCTTTATCAGCAAGCGGCTGCATTTTAACGAACCATTGTGTTGAAAGATACGGCTCTACCACTGCTCCGCTTCTCTCAGAATGTCCAACTGAATGCATATGCTCTTCAATTTTGAATAAAATACCTTGATCTTGTAAATCCTTAACGATTTGCTTACGGCATTCGAAGCGATCTAATCCAGTGTATTTATCAGCTTTATTATTCATGGTACCGTCTTCGTTCATGACAAGAACACGTTCAAGATTATGACGATTACCAATTTCAAAGTCATTTGGGTCATGTGCTGGCGTAATTTTTACCGCACCTGAACCGAATTCCATATCAACATAATCATCGCCGACAATTGGAATCTCGCGGCCCACAATTGGAAGAGTAACTGTTTTTCCAATTAAGTGCTTATAGCGGTCATCTTCCGGATGAACAGCTACAGCAGTATCTCCAAGCATTGTTTCTGGGCGAGTTGTTGCAATTTCAATATGTCCGGAGCCATCTGTAAGAGGATATTTCATATGATAAAATGCACCCTGTACATCTTTATGAATAACCTCAATATCAGAAAGAGCTGTCTTCGTAGACGGATCCCAGTTAATAATATATTCGCCTCGGTAAATTAGACCCTTCTTGTAAAGAGAAACAAATACTTCGCGAACAGCTTTTGATAATCCTTCATCTAGCGTAAAGCGCTCACGGCTATAATCAAGACCAAGTCCAATCTTAGACCATTGCTCACGAATATGACTTGCATATTCCTCTTTCCATTTCCAAGTTTCCTCAACAAATTTCTCACGGCCTAAATCATAGCGCGATTTTCCTTCACTGCGGAGCTTTTCCTCTACCTTTGCTTGGGTAGCAATTCCAGCATGGTCCATTCCTGGCAGCCATAGTACATCATAGCCTTGCATACGCTTCATACGCGTTAAAATATCCTGTAGGGTTGTATCCCATGCATGACCAAGATGAAGCCTTCCCGTAACATTCGGCGGTGGGATAACGATTGTATAAGGCTGTTTATTCTGATCATCCTTCGCCTCAAAAAACTTACCCTTTAGCCACCATTCATAACGTCCTTGTTCAATTGATTGTGGATCATACTTTGTAGGCATTGTTATTTCCTTCGTTTCCATCACATTTCATCCCCTTTACAAATAAAAAACTCCATTCGCCATAAAAGGACGAATGGAGTATGCTTCGCGGTACCACCTTTTTTTCAAACAGAAAGAAGAGCAGAATCTAGACAGTTGTCTAGCTCTAAAAAACGTCATTCCTGTTTGACTCTTAAATAGATAACGGATTTCCCGTCTTTCACTACACGATTTTGCAATCTTTCGCGAAAGAAGCTCAAGGGCGACCTTCCAACGGTTCTACTTAGAAAACCTTTCAGCTAATGGTTTTCCTCTCTAAAAGCAAATAGCCATTGTACTATTCCCTATCCTCGCTGATTATTTTTATTATCAATATATTACCTATAAATTAGGACTGTCGTCAATCATTATTCCTTTTTTATTTTCATTTTATACAACGATAATTAGCAGTGTTCCATATTTTATTTAATTTTATTCAAAGAGCTATCAGTAAATTTACAATGTAATTTGGATTATATATTGTATGGTAGGCACTAATAAAGGTTGTCCTACATAGAATAATTTGAGAAAAATTTCGAAAGAGGGCATGTTCCAATGAGAAGAAAGTATAATCCTTATGGTTTGCCACCGTGGCTAAGAACAATTAGGGGGGGATGCTCGCAATTTATTATTCCATTTTGCTGTTTTCAAGGAATAAGAGTGATTATTTTTCCAACAACATTTGATGTTTTGTTTCTTGCTATTCTGATATTAATTGCGGTAGCCTTTCGTTTTGAATGGCTATAAAAGCCCAAAATTCTATTTAATTTTGGGCTTCTTCTTTTGGTTGGACTTCTTCTTTTGGTTGGGCAGCTGCCTTTGCTTCTGCTTTTTGCCGCTCTATTTCTTCCATTCGCATCAAAACGTATTCAGTATTTTTAAGGAGCCAATATTGCTTCTGAAAATGTAACGTCGATTTCCTTTCTCCATTCCCATAACGGTTTTTAAAATACCTTTCTGCAGAACGCATAACAGCTCCTGGATGGGCAAAATAGCTTTGAAATAGGAGGAATTCATCCTCTTTAAATGGGGAAAATTTCAGATACGTATAAATCCATTCAATACATTCTTCTGATCTTTTTGGATAGGATTTCAATGTTCGTGAAAGGAATGGTAATATATCATGAATCGGCGAGCCTTGTTTGGCTCGTTCAAAATTTGAGAAATAACCATAACCCTTTTCATTATATAAAAAATGTTCAGTTGAGATTTTTCCGTGAACCGTTACAATACGCGCCTTTTCACTGTCCTTCGTCTTCTCATACCAATCTTTTAATTTTTTTATCGAGAAATTTAAAGCCTGATAGATATCATGATAAGAAAGTATATACGATAATTCAAAGGGAGACATATATTCCCTTTGCTCACAGGTCTCCAAAAATCCTTCTAAAAATTCCAGTTCCTTTTCCCATTCCTGCAATGTTTTTTCATAATGCTCCGTTCTCTCTTCTTTTTTGATTGTTATTTCCTTTGAAGATAAGGAATGAAGTCTGGCTAACTCACGAAAGAGCTGATGGTGGCGCTCATATCGGTTTTCTTTTTCTTCATTTGCTAGCCATGGCATGAGGTAATACATTTCATTTTCATGCAAAACAGCATATCGACCATCAACAGTTGGGAAAATCGGCACGATACGGTTATAGCCTTTTTGATATAAATCTTGAACATGCCGAATAAAATCACCGCCATGCTTGGGGTTGATTTTTTTCATGGCAAATATACCTTTATTTGTATAGATTTTTTGAACTAAGCCATATTCTTCAACAAAATGTGGTTCAAGGGCATATTGTTTTAAAATCGGATATACCCTATTTAATCGATTCTTTTCATACATAAGAATCACTCACTTTCATAGAAAAGCGGAAGCACCTTGGTCAGGCTAGACATTTCAAAAAGTAGAAACAAAATGGCCGGACAGGTTAATGTTTCCCTGCCCAGCCTGTTTTTATCGCAGATTAACGAGCAGTAAGACCCCCACAAGGTTGCGAGAGAATCAAAGAAACCTAAGTGGGGGATCAACTGCCCGTAAAGGCCGATAAAATGAACACAGACTAAAAGCGCCACATCGTGTGGCAACGTCTGCGTGACCCACTTCCTGTGGGCCGCAACTAACCATCAGTGGGGGATGAAAAAACCCCCACTGATGGAAGTTTCACTTTATCATTTTTGATGGGCTACGGTAACTGGAATATAGAGAACTTGCCCTTCATATATATCTTGATTTATTTCTATATGATTCACACTAAGTAGTCTTTGAACAGTAATATCGTATCTTTCGGCAATCGTATCGACTGTATCTCCATTCTGAACGATACATACTTTTAACTTTGCGATATTATCTTCCGTCTTCCGCGCAAAAAACTCCGTTAATGTCATGCTTTTCTTTTTGGAGAACATTTTCTTTTTTTTCGGGGCTGCCTCTTCTTTTTCTGCTGCTGCCATTTGTTCCTCTTGCTCAAAAAATTCTTCTTCTACCCATTCTTCATCTTGTTCAGCTGCATCCTCTAATGCCTCTACTTCCTGTTCAGGAATGTCCTCAGTTTCTGGCATTTTATAAATTTCTTCAGCAGTTGGTGTTGATTTTTTACTTCTTTGGGCAGTGAAGGAGACCTCTGGCTCTACTCTCACTTTTACCTCTTCTATTATCTCTTCTCGTATCTCATCTAAAATCTCTACTTTTATCTCACTTAAATCCCTTTTCTCTTTCTCGACTAATTCTGGTTGCTTTCTAGCTTCAGCTTCAAATGGAATATAAATATCTTCTTTTTCTTCAGGCAGCTCCTCTTCTACTATTTCTTTAGAAGGTCTTTCCATAGTTCCTGGATCTACTTCTGAAACAGCGACAGAAGATCGATTTATCGTCTCAAATTCTTCTTCCTTTTCAAATGATGGGGAACTCTGCTGATCACCATAAAGGCCAGAAATAGTTAAATTGGCTGTTAATTTCATGCAGCTTCTCTCAGGAAATACATAATCAAATGATTCAACAATAACATCAATTTCTTGAATGTTTTGGATCCTATTATTCGGAATCGTAATATCCACTGGGAAGTAATGTGTAAATTCGCAAACTCCCTCTTCTCTTTCTTCAACGTATTGGATAAATTTTGGGGCTTTAAATATTTCCTCATTTTCAACTGCCCCAGTGTAATACCGCTTATACTCGCCTGATAGCTGGAGAGCACCTTGGATCGTTACATATTGATCATTTTCCTGTATGAGAATATCTGGGTCTAGGGAAATCGTAATTAAATCATCTACTTCCTGTCCTTTTTGAAACCAGACGGACTCTTCTAAAGAAAATCGTAAACACGATTGGTTTCCTTGAGACAAAGCGACTCCTCCTTTCGTAACCTTCACGTTAAATCACTATGTCATTTACACTTTATGAGAAGGATTATTTTTTTATGATTGAAAAAGCAAGCACGCCATAAAAAAAAACACCCATCTAAAAAGATGAGTGTCTGTTCATTATCCTTTAAGCTTTGAAAAAGCAATATCTACTGCTTGTAGTGTTTTTTCAATATCCTCATCACTATGAGCAGTTGATAGGAATAGGCCTTCAAATTGAGAAGGTGGAAGAAATACACCTTGATTTGCCATTTCACGATAATAAGAAGCAAAATAATCTAAGTTTGACGTCTTAGCTGTTTCAAAATTAATAACATCTTCATTTGTGAAGAAGAATCCAATCATAGACCCAGCACGGTTAAATGTAAGAGGAATATCATACTTTTTGGCAGCTGCAGTAATACCTACCTCTAACATATCCCCTTTACGCTGGAATTCCTTATATGAATCTGGTGTTAATTGGCTTAATGTTTCATAGCCTGCAGTCATCGCTAATGGATTCCCTGATAGCGTTCCTGCCTGATAAATTGGCCCGCTCGGTGCAATTTGTTCCATAATTTCAGCTTTACCGCCGTATGCTCCAACCGGAAGTCCCCCGCCTATTACTTTTCCTAAACAAGTAATATCTGGTGTGACATTAAAATACCCTTGTGCACAATGATATCCAACACGGAAGCCTGTCATTACTTCATCAAAAATTAACAGCGCTCCATATTGAGTTGTAATCTCTCTCAAACCTTCTAAGAAACCTGGCTGTGGTGGGACAACACCCATGTTACCTGCAACTGGCTCTGCAATAATACATGCAATATCTTCTCCAAAGTGCTCAAAGGCATATTTAACACTTTCAAGATCATTATAAGGAACTGTAATCGTATTTTTAGCTACACTTTCTGGCACTCCAGGGCTATCTGGAAGTCCGAGAGTCGCAACACCTGATCCTGCCTTAATAAGCAGAGAATCGCCATGACCGTGATAACAGCCTTCAAATTTCAAAATTTTATTCCTTCCAGTATAACCGCGGGCAAGTCGTAAAGCACTCATTGTTGCTTCTGTTCCAGATGACACCATACGAATGATTTCAATGGATGGGACTCTTTCTATTACAAGCTTAGCCAATTCATTTTCTGTTACAGTTGGGGCGCCGAAGCTAGTCCCCATTTCAGCAACCTTCTTGATGGACTCAACAACACGATCATTGGAATGTCCCAAGATTAATGGGCCCCATGACAAAACATAATCAATATATTCATTTCCATCAATATCGTAAATTTTCGAGCCTTTTCCTCTTTCCATAAAAATTGGATTCATTTTTACCGATTTAAATGCTCGAACTGGTGAGTTCACTCCTCCAGGCATTAACGTACCAGCTTCTTTAAAAGCTTGAATAGATTTCTCATATGAGCGCATCTTCATCCCTCTTTTCCTTTTATTTTACTTTTTTATCCATCTAGCTGCATCTTTTGCATGATATGTAATGATTAAGTCACAGCCTGCTCGTTTCATTCCAGTCAACATTTCCATTACAATTCTTTCTTCATCGATCCAACCGTTCTCTGCAGCTGCTTTTACCATTGAATATTCTCCACTCACATTATAAATAACAAGCGGCAGATTTATATTATTTTTCACATCGCGAACGATATCAAGATAAGGCATTCCAGGCTTAACAATGATAAAGTCTGCACCCTCTATTAAATCAGACTCTGCTTCCCGTAATGCTTCCATCCGGTTTGCAGGATCCATTTGATAAGCTTTTCTATCTCCAAATTGCGGAGTACTATCAGCAGCATCCCGGAATGGACCATAGAAGGCTGAAGAATATTTCACCGCATAGGACATAATCGGTACATTTTCAAAGCCCGCCTCATCAAGTCCTGCACGAATGGCGGCAACGAATCCATCCATCATATTAGAAGGAGCAATAATATCTGCACCTGCTTTTGCTTGGCTAACAGCAGTCTGTACCAATAATTTAAGGGAAGGATCATTTAACACCTGTCCATTTTCGATTAAACCACAATGGCCATGACTTGTGTATTCACAGAGACAAGTATCAGCAATAACAATTATTTCAGGATACTTATCTTTAATAAGGCGCGTAGCTTCCTGTACAATTCCATGGTCATGATAAGCTTGCTGTCCACATTCGTCCTTTTCAAGTGGAATTCCGAAAAGAAGCACAGATTTAATGCCTAATGAAACAACCTCATCCATTTCCTCTTCAAGATGATCCAATGATAAATTATAGATTCCAGGCATAGAGGATATTTCTCTTTTAATATTATGGCCCTCAGCAACAAAAATTGGGTAAATGAAATCATCTATGCTTAAATGATTTTCACGGACTAATGCTCTCATGTTCTCACTTTGACGAAGTCTTCTATGACGCGTAAATTGGATATTCATATTGGATTCACTCCTTTGGTTATTTATCTTCCACTATTAAATACTCAATAATGCTTTTTATCATATGATCGACCGTATAAATTCGTGGTTCACAATGAATTTTGAACCCATACGATTCAATTCTTGCTTTTGTTACTGGACCAATACAGCTAATAATACATTCATCAAGCTTTTGTACAAGGTTATTTTCCCTAATAACCTTCATAAAATGATCAACTGTTGATGGACTTGTAAATGGCAAGATATCCAGATTATTAGCTGAAATTCTTTCAATTAATTGCTCTCTGCTTTCCTCAGGAAAAAAAGTCTCATATATGATTATTTCATCAACAAAAGCGCCCTTTTCCGTTAAAGTAGTACATATATAATCTCGAGCTAGATTCCCTTTAGGGATCAATATCTTTATTCCTGGTTCAATAAGTGACAAAAACTCTTTAACGAAGCCTTCAGCAACATATTCGTTTGGTATAAAATCTACGTTAAAACCTGCTTGCGTTAAGCAGCCTGCCGTCTTCCTGCCAATCGCTGCAATTCTCGGCAGCTTGCTTTTTCGAATATGATCACTAAACTCAAGGAATGTTTCTACAGTTATATCACTTGTAAAAATAATCCAATCATACAAATGCAACTGGTTTAATCTCTCAACAATTTCCTTTGTTTCCTTTAAAGGTTTGAAGGCTATGAGTGGGATTTCAACTGGTATTCCGCCATAGCTATTAACAAGATCAGAAAAGGATTTTGCCTGTTCCTTCCCTCTCGGTACTAATACTGTTTTTCCTTGTAGAGGGAGGGTCTGACGGGTCATTCGCCATCAAGCTCCTTTTTTACTTGATCAATTAATTTTTTTGCACCTTGCTGAATTAACAAATTAGCAGCTTCTTTTCCAAGCTCTTCAGGATTGCTACCTTTTACTTGTTCTGAATAAATAATTTTGCCATCAGGGGATCCGACTAAGCATGTTAAAACAATTTCATCTTGCTTATTGATCTCTGCAAACCCTGCAATAGGTACTTGGCAGCCTCCTTCCATTTCATGAAGGAATGACCGTTCAGCCCTTACAGTAGCATCTGTTTGTTTGCATGAGAATTTATTTAATAATTCTAGAAGCTCTCCGTCATTTCCTCGGCACTCGATTGATAGTGCCCCTTGACCAATTGCAGGTAAGCAAATATCTGGATCTAAAAACTCTGTTACTACATCTGTAGCCCAACCCAATCTTTTTAAACCAGCGGCAGCTAAAATGATTGCATCATATTCATCGGTTTCTAGTTTCGCTAGTCTTGTATCAATATTTCCTCTAATCCATTTAATCTCTAAGTCTGGACGGCGTGCTAATATTTGAGCCGCTCTTCGTAAGCTGCTTGTTCCAATAACAGATCCAGGCTTAAGCTCTGAAAAACGAATATGCCCTTTAGAAATGAGTGCATCTCTATGGTCTTCTCTTTCAGGAATACAGCCGATAACTAGTCCTTCTGGAAGCATAGCCGGCATGTCCTTCATACTATGGACAGCCATATCAATTTCTTTATCAAGCATTGCCTGTTCGATTTCCTTTACAAACAATCCCTTTCCACCAACCTTAGATAGCGTAACATCCAATATCTGATCACCTTTTGTAACGATTTCCTTTACCTCGAAATCAAAGGAAGGATCTATAGCTTTTAATTGATCAATAACCCAATTTGTTTGTGTTAATGCAAGTTTACTTCTGCGCGAACCAACAATAATTTTTCTCATGATAGCCTCCTAATTTTTCACATAAGCCATGATCTTGGCGACAGTGACAGATATAAAATCATCAATCAGTGGGTTCTAGCACCCTTTTCTACAATCACATTCAAAATACAATTGCTGCTTTAAGAATACCAAAAGTGGAAAGATGATAGTTTTCCAAAAAGAAAGAAATTAATTAAGACAATTAAAAAGGATGCAATATTCCATAAAGCTAATCGTTTACCTGCTAAACCTTTTCCTATTTTTAAATAGAGGAAAATGCCGTATACAACAAGAACAACGAAAGAGCCTAGAACCTTTGGATCGTACCAAATCATATTTGGAACCTTTATATAAGCCCATTGTGTACCAAGGATTAAGCTAATAATTAGCAAGGGAACACCTATTACATTTAGAACATAAGAAATGTTTTCTAGCTTAGATAAATCAGAAAGACGCAATAAACGAGTTCCCCATTTTTTCCTTTTTAATAAGTCATATTGGATTAAATATAATACTGAAACTACAAATGATAGAGAAAAAGCCCCGTAAGATAGAATGGCTACTGTAATATGTATAAGCAGCAGTTCTGAAATGAGCTTTTGTGCCATAACATGGGACTCATACTGAATAGGTGCGAAGGTATGGATCGCCATAATAATGAAGCCAAGCACATTTGTAAAAAAGACAATAAAATCTACCCGAA from Cytobacillus dafuensis encodes:
- a CDS encoding sensor domain-containing diguanylate cyclase, with amino-acid sequence MVSSNKKKLIWALWLLVFPTGLWLTYRMYPPQISFDIVDILLFLCLAFFVAATPMVINGAPIFLLQWVSWAVFLTFGLFIELVIAQLTLAVLFIRIRLSKEQFYRIPLNSIMFFLVSLLSGGIFYYIVGDTGASFYEEGLSLWLYVIYPVLSYFFNHLFIAVINYSIYKGKREVFGKDFVWETITTFMSLPIGLVLYILHKEVGFLAVIFVSVPFASLSITLNLYSASKNINELLQKATDIGHQLAERLNMDEVLDLFIQKLTEMLPVDYAYILDIVDNEELHLIRQVEKGERKSFNIQPLKKSEGISGQVWEQKKSALYSSEKEWKHIVKGYMPENVESVLSVPIVRNSQVTGVLLLASTQKRSYKKSQLMIVDILCSHFAIAIENARNYEKTKALSERCALTSLYNYRYFENVLFSEFESLKNQEKESLSLIILDIDHFKSINDTYGHQSGNEILRQLATELMSIIDHTGTVARYGGEEFVILLPNIEKEEALTTAELIRRLIANHLFTLDQHIGPKELTRQVQITVSIGVATALQDADNPLTLIRHADRALYVGAKRAGRNRVAEYVK
- a CDS encoding bifunctional folylpolyglutamate synthase/dihydrofolate synthase, which translates into the protein MFTTYEEAVSWIHSRLRLGVKPGLKRMEWMMEKLDHPERRIKSIHIGGTNGKGSTVTYLRSILQEAGYVVGTFTSPYFEQFNERISLNGMPISDEEIVRLANDIYPLSLELEESEFGGPTEFEIITAMALQYFGRVNPVDIALFEVGLGGRFDSTNIILPILSIITSIGLDHTGILGETHTDIAFEKAGIIKPGVSIVTAVKQGDALQIIKNIAIEKKATMYSLGSQFLINEHVSRDTGEGFTQQTPFRKWENLEISMFGKHQTENASLSVMAIEILNKYYSFLIEDEHVYSGLKKAYWPGRFEVVSNTPLVIIDGAHNEEGIEALVSELEKRYPDNKKNIIFTALSDKKLDNMINKLDAIADKITFVEFNYPRAARAENLFDLSRNKNKQYNKNWAMTLEENIRTVKADEVLIVTGSLYFLSEVKPYISKYLEK
- a CDS encoding valine--tRNA ligase translates to METKEITMPTKYDPQSIEQGRYEWWLKGKFFEAKDDQNKQPYTIVIPPPNVTGRLHLGHAWDTTLQDILTRMKRMQGYDVLWLPGMDHAGIATQAKVEEKLRSEGKSRYDLGREKFVEETWKWKEEYASHIREQWSKIGLGLDYSRERFTLDEGLSKAVREVFVSLYKKGLIYRGEYIINWDPSTKTALSDIEVIHKDVQGAFYHMKYPLTDGSGHIEIATTRPETMLGDTAVAVHPEDDRYKHLIGKTVTLPIVGREIPIVGDDYVDMEFGSGAVKITPAHDPNDFEIGNRHNLERVLVMNEDGTMNNKADKYTGLDRFECRKQIVKDLQDQGILFKIEEHMHSVGHSERSGAVVEPYLSTQWFVKMQPLADKAIELQSKEEKVNFVPERFENTYMRWMENIRDWCISRQLWWGHRIPAWYHKETGEVYVAHEAPEDIENWEQDKDVLDTWFSSALWPFSTMGWPDTESADFKRYYPTDCLVTGYDIIFFWVSRMIFQGLEFTDQRPFKDVLIHGLVRDAEGRKMSKSLGNGVDPMDVVDKYGADSLRYFLSTGSSPGHDLRFSIDKVEATWNFANKIWNASRFALMNMDGLTFEEIDLTGEKSVADKWILTRLNETIETVTRLSDRYEFGEVGRVLYNFIWDDFCDWYIEMAKLPLYGDDEAAKKTTRSILAYVLDNTMRLLHPFMPFITEEIWQNLPHSGESITIAEWPKAQAEFTDQQASNEMKLLVEIIRSVRNSRAEVNTPMSKKIKMILKAKDQDVLSTLEKNLKFIERFCNPEELTAALDPETPEKAMTSIVTGVEIILPLEGLINIEEEVARLQKEWEKLNNEVERVQKKLSNEGFIKKAPEKVIEEEKEKEKDYSEKRAAVEARIKELKGE
- the ysxE gene encoding spore coat protein YsxE, with the translated sequence MYEKNRLNRVYPILKQYALEPHFVEEYGLVQKIYTNKGIFAMKKINPKHGGDFIRHVQDLYQKGYNRIVPIFPTVDGRYAVLHENEMYYLMPWLANEEKENRYERHHQLFRELARLHSLSSKEITIKKEERTEHYEKTLQEWEKELEFLEGFLETCEQREYMSPFELSYILSYHDIYQALNFSIKKLKDWYEKTKDSEKARIVTVHGKISTEHFLYNEKGYGYFSNFERAKQGSPIHDILPFLSRTLKSYPKRSEECIEWIYTYLKFSPFKEDEFLLFQSYFAHPGAVMRSAERYFKNRYGNGERKSTLHFQKQYWLLKNTEYVLMRMEEIERQKAEAKAAAQPKEEVQPKEEAQN